A window from Phaenicophaeus curvirostris isolate KB17595 chromosome 13, BPBGC_Pcur_1.0, whole genome shotgun sequence encodes these proteins:
- the LOC138726341 gene encoding APC membrane recruitment protein 1-like, with protein MARQIKQIRSNGANLLIKANTTLRVAVQRQRRRVEEEGPQTRWKRVRAPTYPLRCSDLCARERTQLPEPPFPADAAAGATMDPGSPEDPAWPRAQRGQREGSARRQEESDACVGAAEPQPPQLPPGKLKKTALKLFGGKRSICTLPSFFGGRSKGQGKAASKKGLSKCQTHDGLSAAACDKGAAGQPESPLEGSGDSHPCPLPSSQSAHVALAPSTKVDLGRGDSSPPGSIEGCEKKPSGEKSSCPRAKKGLRGFFNSIRRHRKSKAAEGEKAELPEWHGASEEAGKAPGVGLASEGAVEGRVLGAAPLPGASPGSVDDERSVGSAGDCGEAAQSGALPADGDGCEGDTEVMAGQGDDPGVKSEADTVVCAEFDHGNQLLAFHPDFLDTDPTCLHSGDLLNLILGDVTSLKSFDSLTGCGDDIAEPDIAESSLSVEHSHDAAKRSSCLVTFQGGGEEMAVPEEAEEFLPQPWDSRAAGDRSYGAQVSRSSLESHASHEAGALPYVGEAMDGVDLLTPQSDQQESAPNSDEGYYDSATPGLEDEAGDGLGEMKKDRLPRDSYSGDALYEFDALLSPSHGEESLFESKVSRPEIFSYFLDLCLPAEERLVPVLDQKRGVMETEEERLVAIQKELLYWELQREPVLKRLGVPSQEKCRREKPWVECKSRAGSCVGKNQSGLGGEPVGSHSPHRGVNSGGLGARAENPEWRDFPRTPFPETCYGSQKAQGSCLIELPQESVGFDSDAGCGLFGGSLQGGAAPAEAGLFPGYRLTEQERGGGADAPQEPPEGSEPEHAVSFSQALVEFTSSGTLFSSLSESLGSSCSGSSFTQNLPALPTMVTFDVVDVEQEGEGECEQHPELNGGEDIAEAFDDGFVRKESLAECEEATSPGWVPGSFASGSWGVASLPRHLRLHGLSPCGPAPLSLDRRSRSLDTESLEFELAGLQVGRSGPQPGQLWVKREGGRKDSCGARRSRSKEEAALVAPEGGSSWPGSQQLQHDGSTAAGGSELWGLAASVGMESAWEPSEQPGTMSPLPSLSHSVAGETLDRRPPLRPSSLPLQSEGRCSWEAGGSSRLHGEGSAKTVSRVFPSGEPEPKLPPSFGFASSPEKRAKCRPIGIAQGVRQHPSVSSDTGKSPERCGDALKGRALPGHTVPAVNVTGAE; from the exons ATGGCGAGGCAGATCAAACAGATCAGATCAAACGGAGCAAACCTCCTGATCAAAGCCAACACAACTTTGCGTGTCGCTGTTCAACGGCAACGACGcagggtggaggaggaaggtCCTCAGACACGCTGGAAGCGTGTGCGGGCACCAACAT ATCCGCTGCGATGCTCCGATCTCTGCGCCCGCGAGAGGACTCAGCTCCCGGAGCCACCGTTCCCAGCTGATGCAGCCGCTGGGGCCACCATGGATCCGGGCAGCCCGGAGGATCCTGCCTGGCCCCGGGCGCAGCGCGGGCAGCGAGAGGGAAGCGCCcggaggcaggaggagagcgACGCCTGCGTGGGGGCAGCGGAGCCGCAGCCGCCTCAGCTGCCCCCCGGCAAGCTGAAGAAAACGGCGCTCAAACTCTTTGGAGGGAAGAGGAGCATCTGCACGCTGCCCAGCTTCTTTGGGGGCCGGAGCAAAGGGCAGGGGAAAGCGGCCTCTAAGAAGGGCCTCAGCAAATGCCAGACCCACGATGGGCTCAGCGCTGCGGCCTGCGACAAGGGCGCCGCGGGACAGCCGGAAAGCCCTTTGGAGGGGAGCGGGGACTCGCATCCTTGCCCTCTGCCGAGCTCCCAGAGCGCTCACGTGGCCTTGGCCCCCAGCACCAAGGTGGATTTGGGCCGTGGGGACAGCTCTCCGCCCGGGAGCATCGAGGGCTGTGAGAAGAAGCCCAGCGGGGAGAAGTCCTCCTGCCCCAGAGCCAAGAAAGGCCTGAGAGGGTTTTTTAACAGCATCCGGCGTCACCGTAAGAGCAAGGCTGCCGAGGGTGAGAAAGCAGAGCTCCCCGAGTGGCACGGGGCTTCGGAGGAGGCTGGCAAAGCCCCCGGTGTGGGCTTGGCGAGCGAAGGGGCCGTGGAGGGAAGGGTTCTGGGAGCTGCGCCTCTGCCTGGTGCCAGCCCAGGGAGCGTGGATGATGAGCGCTCGGTGGGCAGCGCTGGCGACTGCGGGGAGGCCGCCCAGTCTGGCGCTCTGCCAGCTGATGGAGACGGCTGCGAGGGAGACACGGAGGTGATGGCAGGACAGGGGGACGATCCGGGTGTGAAATCGGAGGCTGACACTGTCGTCTGTGCAGAGTTTGACCACGGCAATCAGCTGCTGGCCTTTCACCCAGACTTCCTGGACACCGACCCCACCTGCCTTCACTCTGGGGACTTGCTGAACCTCATCCTGGGAGACGTCACCTCCCTGAAGAGCTTCGATTCCCTGACAGGGTGCGGAGACGACATCGCTGAGCCCGACATCGCCGAGAGCAGCCTCTCTGTGGAGCACAGCCACGATGCGGCTAAACGGAGCTCCTGCCTGGTCACCTTCCAGGGCGGCGGCGAGGAGATGGCCGTCccggaggaggcggaggagtTCCTCCCGCAGCCGTGGGACAGCAGAGCGGCCGGGGACAGGAGCTACGGAGCGCAGGTGTCGAGGAGCAGTCTGGAGTCCCACGCCTCGCACGAGGCAGGAGCCCTTCCCTACGTGGGGGAGGCGATGGACGGCGTGGACCTCCTGACGCCGCAGAGCGACCAGCAAGAGTCCGCCCCGAACAGCGACGAGGGGTATTACGACTCCGCCACGCCGGGTCTGGAGGACGAAGCCGGAGACGGGCTCGGGGAGATGAAGAAGGACCGTCTGCCCAGAGACAGCTACAGCGGGGACGCGCTTTATGAGTTCGATGCGCTCCTGAGTCCCTCTCACGGGGAGGAATCCTTGTTTGAGAGCAAAGTCTCACGCCCGGAGATCTTCAGCTACTTCTTGGACTTGTGCCTCCCTGCTGAGGAGAGGCTGGTGCCGGTGCTGGATCAGAAGCGAGGGGTGATGGAGACGGAGGAGGAGCGGCTGGTGGCCATTCAGAAGGAGCTGCTgtactgggagctgcagagggagCCGGTCCTGAAGCGCCTGGGTGTTCCCAGCCAGGAGAAGTGTCGCCGGGAGAAGCCGTGGGTTGAATGtaagagcagagcaggcagctgcGTCGGCAAGAACCAGAGCGGCCTTGGCGGGGAGCCGGTGGGCTCGCACTCCCCACACAGGGGTGTGAACAGTGGGGGTTTGGGAGCTCGAGCTGAAAATCCCGAGTGGAGGGATTTCCCTCGGACGCCGTTTCCAGAAACCTGTTACGGCAGCCAGAAAGCCCAAGGAAGTTGCCTTATTGAGCTCCCGCAGGAGAGCGTGGGGTTCGATTCGGACGCGGGCTGTGGGTTGTTTGGGGGCTCCCTCCAGGGCGGCGCAGCCCCAGCCGAAGCGGGGCTGTTCCCTGGCTACAGACTCACGGAGCAGGAGCGCGGCGGCGGAGCGGAcgccccccaagagcccccgGAGGGCAGCGAGCCCGAGCACGCGGTGAGCTTCTCGCAGGCGCTGGTGGAGTTTACCAGCAGTGGgaccctcttctccagcctctcggAAAGCCTGGGGAGCTCTTGCTCTGGCTCTTCCTTCACCCAgaacctccctgccctccccaccaTGGTCACCTTTGACGTGGTCGATGTGGagcaggaaggggaaggggaatgcGAGCAGCATCCCGAGCTGAATGGCGGCGAGGACATCGCTGAGGCCTTTGACGACGGCTTCGTCCGCAAAGAGTCACTGGCGGAGTGCGAGGAGGCCACATCCCCGGGGTGGGTGCCGGGCTCCTTCGCGAGCGGCAGCTGGGGTGTCGCCAGCCTGCCCCGACACCTGCGCCTGCACGGGCTGAGCCCCTGCGGGCCAGCACCGCTCTCCCTCGACCGCAGGAGCCGCTCGCTCGACACCGAGAGCCTGGAGTTCGAGCTGGCGGGTTTGCAGGTTGGCCGGAGCGGCCCTCAGCCCGGCCAGCTCTGGGTGAAGCGGGAGGGTGGCAGAAAGGACTCGTGCGGAGCGAGGAGGAGCCGGAGCAAGGAGGAGGCCGCGCTGGTGGCTCCCGAAGGTGGCTCGAGCTGGCCGGGCtcgcagcagctccagcacgACGGCTCTACGGCTGCCGGGGGAAGTGAGCTCTGGGGTTTGGCTGCGTCCGTGGGGATGGAGAGTGCGTGGGAGCCATCGGAGCAGCCGGGCACCATGTCTCCTCTCCCGTCTCTTTCCCACAGCGTTGCTGGAGAGACTTTGGACAGGCGGCCCCCGCTCAGGCCCTCCAGTTTGCCCCTGCAGAGCGAGGGACGCTGTTCCTGGGAGGCGGGCGGCTCCTCGCGGCTCCACGGAGAAGGCAGCGCCAAGACTGTGTCCCGTGTGTTCCCCTCAGGAGAACCGGAGCCCAAGCTGCCCCCGAGCTTCGGTTTCGCTTCCTCCCCAGAGAAGCGTGCCAAGTGCCGCCCCATCGGCATCGCCCAGGGCGTGCGGCAGCATCCCAGCGTTAGCTCCGACACCGGCAAGAGCCCGGAGCGCTGCGGAGACGCCCTGAAAGGCAGAGCCCTCCCCggccacacagtgcctgccgtGAATGTCACCGGAGCTGAGTAG